The genomic window GAAACAGCCGAAAAAGTACTTCAAATTAAAGACATCTCCCCTAAAAAAGTGCTAGTTATTCCGCATAGCAGTGGTTTTTTAATTAATTACATCCTCCCCCTTTCTTAAAGGGGGATTGAGGGGGATTTCATGAGAGCCTACTCAAAGAGTCTAAAAAAATCCCCCCTAGCCCCCCTTTTCCAAAGGGGGGAAGTGGTTTGAAGTACTTTCACGACGCTATTTCTTCCTAACCAACGTTAATCCATCCCCTATCGGCAACAGCCCCATATCCACTCGTTGATCACTGTGTACATGACGATTAAATTTTTGTAAGGCAACGGTATCGGGGTCATCACTGGGCTCTGCCACCGAGCCACTCCATAAGGTATTATCAAACGCCATTAATCCACCCTGTCGAAGCAGTTGTAAACCTTGTTCGTAATAATCCTGGTAACCAATTTTATCAGCATCAATAAATAACATATCAACCTGACCTGCTCCACCAGCCGCTAGTAATTCCGCAAGAGACTCCGTAGCAGGCTTAATTTTTAAGTCGATCTTGTTGGTTATTCCTGCTTGCTGCCAATATTGTTTGGCTTTTGATGTATATTCATCACTGATATCACAGGCAATTAACTCACCATCATCTGGTAACACTGATGCCATCCATAATGCACTATAACCAGTGAAAGTCCCTACCTCAACAATCCGCTTGGCACCCATTAATTGAGCTAACAGGGCTAAAAACTGCCCTTGTTCAGGGGCAATTTGCATATTGGCATTAGGCATCGCTGCCGTCTCTTCACGGCACTGTTGCATTACTGCTGTTTCCCGCACGCCTACTTGCCAAATATAGTTCTCAATAACATCTGTCATGTTTAGTGTTGATCGACTCATTTAAATAATCCTTCGATTAAAATTTATCCGTATGATAATTTCATTCTGCCCTATAGTTGAAATCACTATTATTCTTTAGTCTAAGTGCAATACTGTGGACAGTTTTTGAATTATAAAACATTGCTCTACAGGCCATGTACCATAGGAAGGAGGAGTTTATTGCATGTTAAGCCTCAGGCTATCTTGCAATAAAGTATATGAGAGTAGAGCACTCCCCCCGTAAACACTAACATACAACACCTATAAAACTGTCCGCAGTATTGTAAGTGAATTGTAGTGTTTTATTATTTTATCTTATTTTTCAAATAATTAGATCAAGTTTTTAGTCATTTACCATCAAACTTTTAGACTGGCTTACGGAGAAGTATTCATATAATATTTTCCCCCTTACCGTTACACACTTTCTTACTTTAAGGTATAGCCAAAGCGAATGGTTTTTTAGAGGCAGCCGTCAAGTAACGAAACCCATGGGCCTATAAATAATAGGTGATTGGGGTGAGGAACGCAGACAACAAACTATAAAAATCATTCGCGAAGGGTATATATTCGTTTAAAAGGAATTAGTATGAAATTCTCAATTAAAAAGCTTGTTTTAGCTTGTTCGCTCGTCCTTCCAACAATAACCTCAGCCAATACCGACTATGCTTCAGAAGCAGCTACGGCACCTTCTGCTGCAATGTTTATCCATAAATTTATTGCTGATGGTGATATTGGTCAATGTAAAGATGCAGCCTCTTTTATGGGAACAAGCTATACGCCTTTAGGTATTTGGAATCCTGAGGTAAGGCTTGACACCGATAGCCGTGCAGGTGGTTGTCAGCAAGGATTTGCTATTTTAGATCCGAAAAATGAATTATCAGGGCTGTACCTAAAAGTCAATTTCCGCCCAGATGGCAGAGGCCAATGCGACAACTCAGGTGAAAAAATTATACCTGTTGTAAGCTCACCATCCTATTTGAACATTCCAACCTATCGAGTTGATACAGATAGTCGAGCGGGAGGTTGTTTAGTCACCTTTAGCATTGAAGGACGTTCAGATATTGCTTTAGATATAAACTTTAGAGCTGATGGTGATGCAGGCCAATGTAATGCAGCTGATGGTGTAGGTATGCATACGGTAACTGAAGGACATGCTGTGACTCTTCGTTATGATATGGATAGTCGCCCAGGTGGTTGTCGACAAAAATTCCGTTTAAGAAAGCTGTACTAAAATAGATTGTTTGTTAAACCCCCAAAAAAACCCACCAAATGGTGGGTTTTTTATTGTTAGGATTTTTTAGTGACTCTACGTCAAACTGCTAGACATCGATTTATCCATAGAATTGATGGATTTTTCTGAAGTGTTTGATGATGTAGCTGTCTCACTGTTTTTAGCTTCGTTGGCTGTTTCTGTTGTATGTTGAGAAACTGGGCTTGCCACCATCCGTTCTGGCCGCACAAAGAACCGAGCTAATGCAGGTAACAACCATAGAGCACCGATCATATTCCACAAGAACATGAAGGTTAATAAAATGCCCATATCCGCTTGGAATTTAATCGGCGACCAGATCCAGGTGCCTACGCCAATTGCTAGCGTTACTCCAGTGAAGCTCACCGCCTTACCAGTTGTACGTAAAGTGTTGTAATAAGCTTCTTGTAAATCCATTCCCTGGCGTAAAAAGCTTTCTAGCCGGCTATAGATATAAATACCATAATCGACGCCAATCCCAACCCCTAAGGCAATCACCGGTAAAGTCGCGACTTTAACCCCTATGCCTAACATAGCCATTAATGCCTGGCACAATAAAGAAGTCAGTGCTAGCGGAATAATAATACAGCACACTGCCCGCAATGACCGGAAGGTAATTAAACATAAAATACTGACCACCCCATAAACAAACACCAGCATTTCATATTGAGCTTCTTCAATTACCTCATTCGTCGCTGCTTCTATGCCCGCATTACCAGAAGCTAATAAAAACTTTAGCTGATCGGTATTATTTTCCGCAGCAAACGCTTGAGTCGCCTCAACAACCCTTGCCAGGGTTTCTGCTTTATGGTCATTTAAAAACAATAAGACAGGCGCCATACTACAGTCTGGGTTATATAAACCACTGGCACTACGAATCGAACTATTAAGAACATGTTGGTTACGGGATAACGTCTGCCATTTTAAATTACCCTCGTTAGTGCCTTTAATATACAGCTTAGAAACAGACACTAACGAAACAGCTGTTTGTACCCCTTTAACATTTTCCATCGCCCACATATAACGGTCGATTGCTGACATGACTGGGTAGGTTGAACAGGTTTCTTTTGCTGTTTCTACCATAGTCACTAGCACATCAGCACTAGTGGAATAATGTTGGGTAATATAGGCATTATCCAGATTATAACGGGAATCAGGATGTAACTCTGGTGCACCTGGGTCTAAGTCACCTATTTTTAAATCCTGACTTTGGTACCACCCCCAGCCAAATCCTGCGATGGCAACAACAATTGAAATGGGCGCTACCACTGGATGGGCAAAGTTCGATAACCGATCCCACACTTTAGAGCGTGTGGCATTACCCGCTTTAACTCGCTCACGAAAAACATTGCCCACCCCTAAATAAGACATGATAACAGGTAGCAGTAGCAAGTTAGTTAAAATAATCACTGCCACCCCAATACAAGCCGCTACCGCTAAATCACGAATAACTGCTATATCAATTACATAGAGGGTTAAAAAGCCAATGGCATCACTGATTAAGGCCAGCATGCCTGGAATATACAACGAACGAAATGCTCGGCGTGCAGCAGTACAAGGATCAGCCCCAGTAGCAGCTTCTAAACCAATAGCATTAATAATTTGCACCCCATGACTAACCCCAATCGCAAATACCAAAAAGGGTACTAATACCGAATAGGGGTCTAGACCATAACCAAAAGTGGCCAATAAACCCAGCTGCCAGATCACTGCCACAATGGAGCAAATAACAGGGATAATGGTGCTGAAACCACACCGGGAATAAACATACAACAGTAGTAGGGTAATACCAATCGCAATAGCAAAGAAGTAAGCAATTGAGCCAATACCCTCAATTAAATCCCCTACTTTTTTGGCAAAGCCAATAATTTTTATTTCAACCCCTTGGTCTGAAAATTGATTGCGTACTTTTTCTTCAATCGCTTGAGAAAGTGCCTGATAATCTAACGCTTCGCCAGTTTCAGGGTCTTTTTCAAATAAGGGCACATAAATAATCGACGACTTAAAATCATTCGATACCAGTCGGCCAATTTGCCCAGAGCGCAAAATATTATTACGTAATTCTTCCAATGCAGCCGCTGAGCCATCATACCCTTTAGGAATAACCGGCCCACCCACAAAGCCATCTTCAGTCACTTCCATCCAGCGTACACTGGCAGTCCACAGCGATTTTAAGCCTGCCCGGTCAACCCCACGCAAATAAAACACTTCATCAGTCATTTGCTTAAGGGTTTCCATATAATCCGCAGCGAAAATATCGCCTTCTTTGGCTACTACAGCAATACGAATTGAGTTGCCTAAGTTTTCCAGCTCATCCTGATGTTTTAACCAGTTTTGAATAAAAGGGTGCTCCACTGGAATCATTTTCATAAAACTGGTTTCAGGTTTCAGCTTGGTTAACTGATAACCCAACACGATGGTACACACCGCAAACACCAGTAATAAAAACAGTCGATGGTTAAAACAAATCCGTTCAAGCAAGGGTTCGGTTTCACTTGGGTGATGAAATTTAGCCATATATCCCCCCTTAATTAGTCTCTAACGGCTTACCCAGGGGAGAAGCTAATTTGATACCACCCTCACCCACTAATACCAGCTTTTGATCAGCTAAACTGACCACATTGCTCAGTGCTTTCCGATCAGGCCGCTGCACTACCTGAAAACTCAGCCCAGCATCTTTACTGACTAATACCACACCCGCATTACCCACTAAAGTAATTTGCTGATCAGACGACAACTGTCCACCATATAACCCTTGCTCGGTTTTTACCTTGACCTGCTGCCAGCTATCACCAAAATCATTGGTACGAAAAATATGGCCTCGTAAACCAAAAATGAGTGCACTATCAGCTGTGCCAGTCGCTATAGTGCCAAATAAAGAGCCTTCATAAGGGCTTTCCAGTAATTCCCAAGTTTTGCCTTTATTTGTTGAGCGATAGAGTAACCCTGCTTCCCCCACAATAATTAACCGATCATTATCAATAGCGGTAATGCTGTTATAATGGAATTCCTCTTCATTTTCGATGGTATGAGACCAATCTTCCCAACGATTTCCACCATCTGTTGTACGTAAAATCTGTCCATACGCCCCCACAGCAAAACCCACTTGCTGGTTAAAAAACCACACATCTAATAAGGGAGCTTCCATCGCTAAATCATCATACTGGCGTTGCCAGCTAGTACCACCATCAGTGGTGGCTAAAATAATCGAATCATGCCCCACAGCCCAGCCATGGTGTTGATCTACAAAGTGAATTGCCGTAACTAATTGGCTGGTAGGCACTTTCGCCTGTTGCCACTGCTGCCCTTGATTATCGGAATAAACAATATGGCCACGCTCACCCACCGCTACTAATCGCTGGCTACCAGGTGGTATGGTGATATCCAGCAATAACGCCTGAGCTGCTTTGTCACTTAAAACAGCAGGAGGGTCAGTTATTTTATTATCAGCGTATAGTTTAAAAGCATTGGTTAGCAGCAAAATCAACAGGCCAGCTTTAAGCAGTGCATTGAGAGCTGGCCACCGGTTAAGTCGAGCGAATCGTCGTTGCCGGGCGGCAAATCGCATGCGCCTACTCCCTTATCGTTATCGTTGCAATGGTTATGGTTGCAGAGCCAATAGCATCAAAATCAGTGGGGTCACCATCAGACAGTACTATTAGCTTATTTGTTTTTAACTTGTGCGTTTTCGTTGTTTTTCACTGGATTGCAGTGTTGGTTTTTCGTTCAAGTTAGCTACTCACAATTCAAACTGTTGTTTTATCTAATTTTGCTCACAGAAGGTGTAATTATTACTGACTTGGCAGTCATTTTTATAGTTGATCCACATCTTTGTTGAAGACGAAGGCTTCGAAAAACTCGCTATTAGCTTGTTTCATGCAGAAAAAGCAGGGGAATTACCTGATATTCATAAAGATCCATTCGATAGAATGTTAATTTTTCAAGCGCAAGCAGAAGGGTTAGAGCTGGTCACTCAGGATGGGTTTATCCCCCAGTACACAATTAAAACAGTTGATCCTACTGTTTTAAATGCCCTTACCTACTTATATTAGATAAATCTAAATATCACAACAGTAGTCATATGATATTAATAGGGTCATTGTGGTGATCTTTTATATTTAACGCCATCAAACCTCGCCAAACCAAAACAGACCGACAACTACTCTTATGAAAAAGGCCAAACAGGCAATTGCCAATATTAAAAAAATGAAGAAGCCTATTATTTCAGATGAAACACTGAGGGAGTTAAGGCAGGAAAGGCGTGGCTAAATAACCTTTTCGTTCCTGTGGAGAGAAATCCCCCTCATTCCCCCTTTGAAAAAAGGGGGCTAGGGAGATTTTAGAACATAATTGCAAGTACTGTAGTTTTGCCACAGTCTTCAAAGAAAGGGGGTAGGTTATGCTACAAATTCTAACCTAACGCTTGAAGCTTAAATTGCACTGTGTATCACTCTTTCCCCTTTGAAGCTAGGTTGCGCACCATTCATTCCCCCCTTTGAAAAAGGGGGGTTAGGGGGGATTTAAAAACACACATTCCTCACTGATCGTTCAATCACCTCTAGTACAGCATGTGTTTCTGTAAGTACCTGTCGGTTATCAAATCGCAAAACAGTTAAACCCAACTCTGTTAATGCTTGATCGCGGATTCTATCTTGTTCTTGATGATTAGCGTCATAATGCTGGCCACCATCCAGCTCAATTACCAGTTTTGCAGCAGGACAATAAAAATCCACGATATAATCGAGCAGCGGTTTTTGCCGATAAAACTGTTTACCATGTATTTGCTTTCGACGAACAAGCTGCCAGAGTTTTTGCTCTGCCTCAGTCATATTTGCTCGTAATAGGCGACCCGGTTGCTTAAGGTATTTTGAGTAGGTTTTCATGAAATCCCCCTCAGTCCCCCTTTGTCAAAGGGGGAAGCTAGATAGTGCCGCAAATTCCAACCTAACTTTTGAAGCTAAATTGCACCACAACACTATCCCCCCATTGAAATTGGACTGTGCAACATTCACTCCCCCTTTAAAAGATAGGGACTGAGGAAATTTTAGAACATAATAGCAAGAACTGTAGCTTTGCCACAGCCTTTAGAGAAAGAGTTTCGGCTATGCTGCAATTCTAACCTAACGCTTGAAGCTAAATCGCACCACACTACTATACCCGCATTAAAATTGGACTGTACACCCTTCATCCCCCCCTTTGAAAAGAGGGTGTCGCAAAAGGGTTCTGGAGAGTAAATATGAAGTAACAGGGTATTCTAAAACTGTTGTCAAAAACAGGGGCATTTGAACGATAGCACAATCCAACTTCCCCCTTTGAAAAAGGGGGATTGAGGGGGATTTAAATAGCAATAACCAATTACCGCCGCCCTCTCCGTCTCAACGCTGAAGGCTTAAAGTATTTCTCCGCAGGTATAGCTTTCGAAAAGTCCACATACTGTCTCTCTTCGTTCGCTAAACCTTGCACATAATAGCGGCGTGCTTGTAAATCATGGAACACATCCAAGCCAGTCCAGGTAGTTGGTAAATCATAGTTATTTAATAAATAAGCCATGCTAACCCGCCATAATTCACCACGTCCGTCGTATTGATCTACAACCGCTGCACCCCAGCTGTCTTCATCCAAATACAACACCCGCTTTGAATAAATATGGCGTTCGCCTTTTTTCAAGGTACCTTCAACCACCCATACCCGGTGTAATTCATAACGGGTATGATCAGGGTTGATATGCCCGACTTTTAAAATGCTATCATTTTTCAATTTAGGGCTAATTAACTCGTAGTTATTGTAAGGGATATAAATTTCTTTTTTACCCACCAATTTCCAGTTATACCGGTCTGGTGCACCGTTATACATGTCGGTATCATCCGCCACAATGAGTCCATCAGCAGCAGAAATTGGTGTATCATAGGCTAAATTAGGCGCACGACGCACTCGACGCTGACCCGCATTATACCCCCAAGCCTGACGAGGTTGTTTAACTTGATCCAAGGTTTCATGCACTAAGACTGAACCGCCCGCTAATCGCGCTGGACTGGTCGTAAACGCCAAATAATAAATAATAATATTATCTAACGTGGATTCACTGCCATTAGGGTCATAATACTTAAAAAACGCCTCTTGTTGGGTAATAACTGGCGTGTAATTACCATTACGATGCACCGGCACACCTGCCGCTTTACGCACACCATATTCTCCACGATAACGCACAATATGGTTCCATAGTGCTTCTAAACCATTTTTCGGGATAGGGAATGGAAAGCCTGCATAAGCCCCGGTAAAACCATTGCCGCCATTATTCAGCTTAGCGGTGGTTGCATGTTTAATCGTATTATCATACACAAACTGAGGTAACGAACCTGACCGCCGAGTTTTATAAACAGGAATCTGAAAGGTCTTAGGATAAGCCTTAAATAAAGCAATTTGCCCAGGGGTTAAATTAGCCTGATATTTACTCAGGTTACTCGATGTAATCACAAACTGCGGCTTATCCCCTGGGAATGGATTAGGATAATGCTGCCCTCTGGTTGTATAACTTTTTGGGATATCACTTTGTTTTAAACCACCCGTCCAAGCAGGAATCGTCCCTGCTTTATTACCGGCTTTTTCAGCACCAATTGGGGTTAAGTCTTTTTTTAGCCGTTCTGCTTCTTTTGGCGACACAGCTGCAACAGCCATCTGTGTCGCTAGGGCTAAAGCCGTTAACCCACCAATAATTGTTTGTTTTTTTAGCATGAGGATATCATCTCTTTTTACTTACCCCTTTAAACAGGGATAT from Spartinivicinus poritis includes these protein-coding regions:
- a CDS encoding O-methyltransferase gives rise to the protein MSRSTLNMTDVIENYIWQVGVRETAVMQQCREETAAMPNANMQIAPEQGQFLALLAQLMGAKRIVEVGTFTGYSALWMASVLPDDGELIACDISDEYTSKAKQYWQQAGITNKIDLKIKPATESLAELLAAGGAGQVDMLFIDADKIGYQDYYEQGLQLLRQGGLMAFDNTLWSGSVAEPSDDPDTVALQKFNRHVHSDQRVDMGLLPIGDGLTLVRKK
- a CDS encoding efflux RND transporter permease subunit is translated as MAKFHHPSETEPLLERICFNHRLFLLLVFAVCTIVLGYQLTKLKPETSFMKMIPVEHPFIQNWLKHQDELENLGNSIRIAVVAKEGDIFAADYMETLKQMTDEVFYLRGVDRAGLKSLWTASVRWMEVTEDGFVGGPVIPKGYDGSAAALEELRNNILRSGQIGRLVSNDFKSSIIYVPLFEKDPETGEALDYQALSQAIEEKVRNQFSDQGVEIKIIGFAKKVGDLIEGIGSIAYFFAIAIGITLLLLYVYSRCGFSTIIPVICSIVAVIWQLGLLATFGYGLDPYSVLVPFLVFAIGVSHGVQIINAIGLEAATGADPCTAARRAFRSLYIPGMLALISDAIGFLTLYVIDIAVIRDLAVAACIGVAVIILTNLLLLPVIMSYLGVGNVFRERVKAGNATRSKVWDRLSNFAHPVVAPISIVVAIAGFGWGWYQSQDLKIGDLDPGAPELHPDSRYNLDNAYITQHYSTSADVLVTMVETAKETCSTYPVMSAIDRYMWAMENVKGVQTAVSLVSVSKLYIKGTNEGNLKWQTLSRNQHVLNSSIRSASGLYNPDCSMAPVLLFLNDHKAETLARVVEATQAFAAENNTDQLKFLLASGNAGIEAATNEVIEEAQYEMLVFVYGVVSILCLITFRSLRAVCCIIIPLALTSLLCQALMAMLGIGVKVATLPVIALGVGIGVDYGIYIYSRLESFLRQGMDLQEAYYNTLRTTGKAVSFTGVTLAIGVGTWIWSPIKFQADMGILLTFMFLWNMIGALWLLPALARFFVRPERMVASPVSQHTTETANEAKNSETATSSNTSEKSINSMDKSMSSSLT
- a CDS encoding WD40/YVTN/BNR-like repeat-containing protein, which translates into the protein MRFAARQRRFARLNRWPALNALLKAGLLILLLTNAFKLYADNKITDPPAVLSDKAAQALLLDITIPPGSQRLVAVGERGHIVYSDNQGQQWQQAKVPTSQLVTAIHFVDQHHGWAVGHDSIILATTDGGTSWQRQYDDLAMEAPLLDVWFFNQQVGFAVGAYGQILRTTDGGNRWEDWSHTIENEEEFHYNSITAIDNDRLIIVGEAGLLYRSTNKGKTWELLESPYEGSLFGTIATGTADSALIFGLRGHIFRTNDFGDSWQQVKVKTEQGLYGGQLSSDQQITLVGNAGVVLVSKDAGLSFQVVQRPDRKALSNVVSLADQKLVLVGEGGIKLASPLGKPLETN
- a CDS encoding type II toxin-antitoxin system VapC family toxin, whose translation is MIHIFVEDEGFEKLAISLFHAEKAGELPDIHKDPFDRMLIFQAQAEGLELVTQDGFIPQYTIKTVDPTVLNALTYLY
- a CDS encoding endonuclease domain-containing protein, which encodes MKTYSKYLKQPGRLLRANMTEAEQKLWQLVRRKQIHGKQFYRQKPLLDYIVDFYCPAAKLVIELDGGQHYDANHQEQDRIRDQALTELGLTVLRFDNRQVLTETHAVLEVIERSVRNVCF
- a CDS encoding DUF1329 domain-containing protein — its product is MLKKQTIIGGLTALALATQMAVAAVSPKEAERLKKDLTPIGAEKAGNKAGTIPAWTGGLKQSDIPKSYTTRGQHYPNPFPGDKPQFVITSSNLSKYQANLTPGQIALFKAYPKTFQIPVYKTRRSGSLPQFVYDNTIKHATTAKLNNGGNGFTGAYAGFPFPIPKNGLEALWNHIVRYRGEYGVRKAAGVPVHRNGNYTPVITQQEAFFKYYDPNGSESTLDNIIIYYLAFTTSPARLAGGSVLVHETLDQVKQPRQAWGYNAGQRRVRRAPNLAYDTPISAADGLIVADDTDMYNGAPDRYNWKLVGKKEIYIPYNNYELISPKLKNDSILKVGHINPDHTRYELHRVWVVEGTLKKGERHIYSKRVLYLDEDSWGAAVVDQYDGRGELWRVSMAYLLNNYDLPTTWTGLDVFHDLQARRYYVQGLANEERQYVDFSKAIPAEKYFKPSALRRRGRR